One part of the Muntiacus reevesi chromosome 18, mMunRee1.1, whole genome shotgun sequence genome encodes these proteins:
- the MIF4GD gene encoding MIF4G domain-containing protein isoform X2: MTSAAARRRRPSLQRRGRGARARCRPSGLRARGRGAGAAGAVLSPTPVKSCCGWIVMGEPGREEYKIQGFDAETQQLLKTALKDPGAVDLEKVANVIVDHSLQDSVFSKEAGRMCYAIIQAESKQAGQSVFRRGLLNRLQQEYQTREQLRARSRQGWVCYVTFICNIFDYLRVNNMPMMALVNPVYDCLFRLAQPDSLSKEEETFKSTRDVSHLMQRSCPEHLPSDSRIGEDRSTPALQPHQPFSPLTSDLGNS; the protein is encoded by the exons ATGACCTCAGCGGCGGCGAGGCGCCGGCGGCCCAGCCTGCAGCGCCGCGGACGCGGGGCGCGCGCACGATGTCGGCCGAGCGGCCTCCGGGCACGCGGGCGCGGCGCCGGCGCGGCAG GTGCTGTCCTTAGTCCCACCCCAGTAAAGAGCTGCTGCGGCTGGATAGTCATGGGGGAGCCAGGTAGAGAGGAGTATAAAATCCAGGGTTTTGATGCAGAGACCCAGCAGCTGCTGAAGACAGCTCTCAAAG ATCCAGGTGCCGTGGACTTGGAGAAAGTGGCCAATGTCATTGTGGACCATTCTCTGCAGGACAGTGTGTTCAGCAAGGAAGCAGGACGCATGTGCTACGCCATCATTCAG GCAGAGAGCAAGCAAGCGGGCCAGAGTGTCTTCCGCCGTGGACTCCTCAACCGGCTGCAGCAGGAGTACCAGACTCGGGAGCAGCTTCGAGCCCGCTCCCGGCAGGGCTGGGTCTGCTACGTCACCTTTATCTGCAACATCTTTGACTACCTGAGG GTGAATAACATGCCCATGATGGCCCTGGTGAACCCCGTCTACGACTGCCTCTTCCGGCTGGCCCAGCCCGACAGCCTGAgcaaggaggaggag ACTTTCAAGAGCACCCGAGATGTTTCCCACTTAATGCAGCGGTCCTGCCCTGAGCACCTTCCCTCCGATTCCAGGATTGGGGAAGACAGAAGCACACCTGCCCTGCAGCCCCACCAGCCTTTCTCTCCCCTCACCTCTGACCTGGGCAACTCCTGA
- the MIF4GD gene encoding MIF4G domain-containing protein isoform X3, whose amino-acid sequence MGEPGREEYKIQGFDAETQQLLKTALKDPGAVDLEKVANVIVDHSLQDSVFSKEAGRMCYAIIQAESKQAGQSVFRRGLLNRLQQEYQTREQLRARSRQGWVCYVTFICNIFDYLRVNNMPMMALVNPVYDCLFRLAQPDSLSKEEEVDCLVLQLHRVGEQLEKMNGQRMDELFVLIRDGFLLPAGLSSLAQLLLLEIIEFRAAGWKTTPAAHKYYYSELSD is encoded by the exons ATGGGGGAGCCAGGTAGAGAGGAGTATAAAATCCAGGGTTTTGATGCAGAGACCCAGCAGCTGCTGAAGACAGCTCTCAAAG ATCCAGGTGCCGTGGACTTGGAGAAAGTGGCCAATGTCATTGTGGACCATTCTCTGCAGGACAGTGTGTTCAGCAAGGAAGCAGGACGCATGTGCTACGCCATCATTCAG GCAGAGAGCAAGCAAGCGGGCCAGAGTGTCTTCCGCCGTGGACTCCTCAACCGGCTGCAGCAGGAGTACCAGACTCGGGAGCAGCTTCGAGCCCGCTCCCGGCAGGGCTGGGTCTGCTACGTCACCTTTATCTGCAACATCTTTGACTACCTGAGG GTGAATAACATGCCCATGATGGCCCTGGTGAACCCCGTCTACGACTGCCTCTTCCGGCTGGCCCAGCCCGACAGCCTGAgcaaggaggaggag GTGGACTGCCTGGTGCTGCAGCTGCATCGGGTCGGGGAGCAGCTGGAGAAGATGAACGGGCAGCGCATGGATGAGCTCTTTGTCCTCATCCGGGATGGCTTCCTGCTCCCAGCTGGCCTCAGCTCCCTggcccagctgctgctgctggagatCATCGAGTTCCGGGCAGCCGGCTGGAAGACCACCCCGGCCGCCCACAAGTATTACTACAGCGAGCTCTCTGACTAG
- the MIF4GD gene encoding MIF4G domain-containing protein isoform X1 — translation MTSAAARRRRPSLQRRGRGARARCRPSGLRARGRGAGAAGAVLSPTPVKSCCGWIVMGEPGREEYKIQGFDAETQQLLKTALKDPGAVDLEKVANVIVDHSLQDSVFSKEAGRMCYAIIQAESKQAGQSVFRRGLLNRLQQEYQTREQLRARSRQGWVCYVTFICNIFDYLRVNNMPMMALVNPVYDCLFRLAQPDSLSKEEEVDCLVLQLHRVGEQLEKMNGQRMDELFVLIRDGFLLPAGLSSLAQLLLLEIIEFRAAGWKTTPAAHKYYYSELSD, via the exons ATGACCTCAGCGGCGGCGAGGCGCCGGCGGCCCAGCCTGCAGCGCCGCGGACGCGGGGCGCGCGCACGATGTCGGCCGAGCGGCCTCCGGGCACGCGGGCGCGGCGCCGGCGCGGCAG GTGCTGTCCTTAGTCCCACCCCAGTAAAGAGCTGCTGCGGCTGGATAGTCATGGGGGAGCCAGGTAGAGAGGAGTATAAAATCCAGGGTTTTGATGCAGAGACCCAGCAGCTGCTGAAGACAGCTCTCAAAG ATCCAGGTGCCGTGGACTTGGAGAAAGTGGCCAATGTCATTGTGGACCATTCTCTGCAGGACAGTGTGTTCAGCAAGGAAGCAGGACGCATGTGCTACGCCATCATTCAG GCAGAGAGCAAGCAAGCGGGCCAGAGTGTCTTCCGCCGTGGACTCCTCAACCGGCTGCAGCAGGAGTACCAGACTCGGGAGCAGCTTCGAGCCCGCTCCCGGCAGGGCTGGGTCTGCTACGTCACCTTTATCTGCAACATCTTTGACTACCTGAGG GTGAATAACATGCCCATGATGGCCCTGGTGAACCCCGTCTACGACTGCCTCTTCCGGCTGGCCCAGCCCGACAGCCTGAgcaaggaggaggag GTGGACTGCCTGGTGCTGCAGCTGCATCGGGTCGGGGAGCAGCTGGAGAAGATGAACGGGCAGCGCATGGATGAGCTCTTTGTCCTCATCCGGGATGGCTTCCTGCTCCCAGCTGGCCTCAGCTCCCTggcccagctgctgctgctggagatCATCGAGTTCCGGGCAGCCGGCTGGAAGACCACCCCGGCCGCCCACAAGTATTACTACAGCGAGCTCTCTGACTAG